From Chryseobacterium joostei, the proteins below share one genomic window:
- a CDS encoding ABC-F family ATP-binding cassette domain-containing protein — protein sequence MLTVSNLSLQFGKRVLFDEVNIMFTKGNCYGIIGANGAGKSTFLKILTGKQDPTTGHVSLEPGKRMSVLEQDHFAYDQYTVLEAVLRGNKKLFEIKEEMDALYAKEDFSDEDGIKAGELGVIYDEMGGWTAESDAQTMLSNVGVKDDMHWQMMSELENKDKVKVLLAQALFGNPDVLILDEPTNDLDIDTISWLEDFLADYENTVIVVSHDRHFLDTVCTHIGDLDYAKLNLYTGNYSFWYQASQLATRQRAQANKKAEEKKKELQDFIARFSSNVAKAKQATARKKMIDKLNIDDIKPSSRRYPAIIFEMEREAGDQILDVKGLEKTKDGELLFSNIDLNLKKGDKVAVLSKNSLAITEFFEILAGNVEADKGNVAWGVTTNQSHMPLDNTKFFQEDQSLVDWLRQFTKNDEERHEEFVRGFLGRMLFSGDEALKSCTVLSGGEKMRCMFSRMMLQKANVLLLDEPTNHLDLESITTLNNSLSNFKGNLLLASHDHEMLSTVCNRIIELTPSGIIDREMTYDEYLADKKIKELREKMYS from the coding sequence ATGTTAACAGTATCTAACTTATCTTTACAATTCGGGAAAAGAGTTCTTTTTGACGAGGTAAATATTATGTTTACCAAAGGAAACTGCTACGGGATTATCGGAGCAAACGGTGCAGGAAAGTCTACATTCCTTAAAATATTAACAGGAAAGCAGGATCCGACAACAGGGCACGTATCTTTGGAACCAGGAAAAAGAATGTCAGTTTTGGAGCAGGATCACTTTGCTTATGATCAGTATACTGTTCTTGAAGCTGTTTTAAGAGGTAACAAAAAATTATTTGAGATAAAGGAGGAAATGGATGCGTTATACGCAAAAGAAGATTTCTCTGATGAAGACGGAATTAAAGCCGGTGAACTAGGTGTAATCTATGATGAAATGGGAGGATGGACTGCTGAATCTGATGCACAAACCATGCTTTCAAATGTAGGTGTTAAAGATGATATGCATTGGCAAATGATGAGTGAACTTGAGAACAAGGACAAAGTAAAGGTTCTTTTGGCTCAGGCTCTTTTCGGAAATCCTGATGTATTGATTCTGGATGAACCTACCAATGACCTTGACATTGATACAATCTCTTGGTTAGAGGATTTCCTTGCTGACTACGAAAACACTGTAATTGTAGTATCTCACGACCGTCACTTCCTTGATACGGTTTGTACTCACATTGGAGATTTAGATTATGCTAAGCTTAATCTTTATACAGGTAACTACTCTTTCTGGTATCAGGCTTCTCAGCTAGCTACAAGACAAAGAGCTCAGGCAAATAAGAAAGCTGAAGAAAAGAAAAAAGAACTTCAGGACTTCATCGCTAGATTTAGTTCCAACGTTGCTAAGGCAAAACAAGCTACAGCAAGAAAGAAAATGATCGACAAATTAAACATTGACGATATTAAACCATCTTCAAGAAGATACCCTGCTATTATTTTCGAAATGGAAAGAGAAGCGGGAGATCAAATCTTGGATGTAAAAGGTCTTGAAAAAACTAAAGACGGTGAACTATTATTTTCTAATATAGATTTAAATCTTAAAAAAGGAGATAAAGTAGCTGTACTTTCCAAAAACTCTTTAGCTATCACTGAGTTTTTTGAAATATTAGCAGGAAATGTTGAAGCAGATAAAGGAAATGTTGCTTGGGGAGTTACTACAAACCAATCTCACATGCCTTTAGACAATACAAAATTCTTCCAGGAAGATCAAAGTTTGGTTGATTGGTTAAGACAATTCACTAAGAATGATGAAGAGCGTCATGAAGAATTTGTAAGAGGATTCTTAGGAAGAATGCTTTTCTCAGGTGATGAAGCGTTGAAATCTTGTACAGTACTTTCCGGAGGTGAAAAAATGAGATGTATGTTCAGTAGAATGATGCTTCAGAAAGCTAACGTTCTTTTATTAGATGAACCTACCAACCACCTAGACCTTGAAAGTATTACGACTTTGAACAACTCGTTGTCTAACTTTAAAGGAAATCTTTTATTGGCATCTCATGACCACGAAATGCTTTCAACTGTCTGTAACAGAATCATTGAACTGACTCCTAGCGGAATCATCGACAGAGAGATGACTTATGACGAATACCTTGCAGATAAAAAGATAAAAGAATTAAGAGAAAAAATGTATTCTTAA
- a CDS encoding GNAT family N-acetyltransferase — MNFENNRSGNGGFLTLNNEVKEVGRLTYTIFPEDHKLIISFVLVHPEFEGRGMGKYLVEEAIRFARENNWKVYPHCSYARSVMARMSDVEDIFLKN; from the coding sequence ATGAATTTTGAAAACAATAGATCCGGAAACGGTGGGTTTCTTACCCTTAATAACGAAGTAAAAGAAGTTGGAAGATTGACCTATACCATTTTTCCAGAAGATCACAAGTTGATTATTTCTTTTGTACTTGTTCACCCTGAGTTTGAAGGCAGAGGAATGGGAAAATACTTAGTGGAAGAAGCCATCAGATTTGCAAGAGAAAACAACTGGAAAGTTTACCCTCACTGTTCTTACGCAAGATCCGTTATGGCGAGAATGAGCGATGTAGAAGATATTTTTTTAAAGAATTAA
- a CDS encoding glycosyltransferase family protein — translation MKILYAFQGTGNGHVARAQEIIPILKKHASVDTLISGHQSQLKADFDINFQHRGISLLYNKTGGLSYRKTFTDNKFIEAAKTIKDLELSKYDLIINDYEPLTGWASKLKKLPMIELSHQASMSFSETPKPKKKDFLGEMILKYYVPSERKIGFHFENYHPQIKKPVIRKKIRSLNPYKKGYYLVYLPSFADENIIKVLRKIPVEWKVFSKYSKVQVKVKNVEVFPIDEIQYLKYFEGCEGILCNAGFETPAEALFMDKKLFVIPIHNQYEQECNACALDKMGIPNSKVLNLQEIMEWVASDHHLDVDYPNDIEDILLNEVLIL, via the coding sequence ATGAAGATCTTGTATGCATTTCAAGGTACTGGAAATGGCCATGTGGCCAGAGCGCAGGAAATTATTCCAATTCTCAAAAAACATGCTTCGGTTGACACGCTGATTAGCGGACATCAATCGCAATTAAAGGCTGATTTCGACATTAACTTCCAACACAGAGGTATTTCTCTTCTGTATAACAAAACAGGCGGTTTATCCTATCGCAAAACATTTACTGATAATAAGTTTATTGAGGCCGCCAAAACGATAAAGGATCTTGAACTTTCAAAATATGATCTGATCATTAATGATTATGAACCTTTAACCGGATGGGCTTCTAAGCTGAAAAAGCTTCCGATGATAGAATTAAGTCATCAGGCATCAATGAGTTTTTCTGAAACTCCAAAACCTAAAAAGAAAGATTTTCTGGGTGAAATGATTTTGAAATATTATGTTCCCAGCGAAAGAAAAATAGGTTTTCACTTTGAAAATTATCATCCACAGATTAAGAAACCTGTAATCCGCAAAAAGATCAGAAGCCTCAACCCTTATAAAAAAGGGTATTATCTTGTTTATCTTCCAAGTTTTGCAGATGAAAATATCATTAAGGTTCTAAGGAAAATTCCTGTGGAGTGGAAGGTATTCTCAAAATATAGCAAAGTACAGGTTAAAGTGAAAAATGTTGAAGTATTTCCTATTGATGAAATACAGTACTTAAAATACTTTGAAGGATGTGAGGGTATTTTGTGCAATGCAGGTTTTGAGACTCCCGCTGAAGCCCTTTTCATGGATAAGAAACTCTTTGTAATTCCTATCCATAATCAGTATGAACAGGAATGCAATGCATGTGCCTTAGACAAAATGGGAATTCCAAATTCCAAGGTTTTAAATCTGCAGGAAATTATGGAGTGGGTAGCTTCCGATCATCATTTGGATGTGGATTATCCCAATGACATTGAAGATATTCTGCTGAATGAAGTTTTAATTCTTTAA
- a CDS encoding UDP-2,3-diacylglucosamine diphosphatase, whose translation MKRNVELVVISDVHLGTYGCKAKELLRYLNSIQPKILVLNGDIIDIWQFKKSYFPKPHLKVIRKILSFATKNTDVYYITGNHDEMFRKFTDFELGKLKVCNKICLTIDQKKTWIFHGDVFDASVQHSKWIAKLGGKGYDLLIIINNVVNWFLEKMGKEKYSFSKKIKNNVKKAVKYIGDFELTASELAIDNHYDYVVCGHIHQPQIREVVNKKGSCTYLNSGDWIENLSALEYNDKEWKIFYYDEHKHLLKDDETEEIPEMDNSALLKIVTNFT comes from the coding sequence ATGAAAAGAAACGTTGAATTAGTTGTCATATCGGATGTTCATTTGGGAACTTATGGATGTAAGGCTAAAGAATTACTGAGGTATCTTAATTCTATTCAGCCCAAAATTTTGGTTTTGAATGGCGATATTATCGATATCTGGCAGTTCAAAAAGTCTTACTTCCCTAAACCTCATTTGAAAGTGATCAGAAAGATTCTTTCATTTGCTACCAAGAATACAGATGTTTACTATATTACAGGTAACCACGATGAGATGTTTCGTAAGTTTACCGATTTTGAACTTGGGAAGCTTAAGGTTTGTAATAAAATTTGTCTGACTATTGATCAGAAGAAAACCTGGATTTTTCATGGTGATGTTTTCGATGCATCAGTTCAGCATTCCAAATGGATTGCCAAGCTTGGTGGAAAGGGATATGATCTTTTAATCATCATCAATAATGTTGTGAACTGGTTTTTGGAAAAAATGGGTAAGGAAAAATACTCTTTTTCAAAAAAAATCAAAAACAATGTGAAGAAAGCGGTAAAGTATATTGGAGACTTTGAATTAACTGCTTCTGAACTAGCAATAGACAATCATTATGATTATGTTGTTTGTGGACATATTCACCAGCCGCAGATTAGAGAGGTTGTTAATAAAAAAGGATCTTGTACTTATCTGAATTCCGGAGACTGGATTGAAAATCTGTCTGCGCTGGAATACAATGATAAGGAATGGAAGATCTTTTACTATGATGAACATAAACACTTACTGAAAGATGATGAAACAGAGGAAATTCCGGAGATGGATAATTCTGCACTTTTAAAAATAGTAACTAATTTTACCTAA
- the smpB gene encoding SsrA-binding protein SmpB, producing the protein MKIEKTVSILNKRARFEYEIIEEYEAGMVLTGTEIKSLRSSKASITESFCQFIDGELYIINMMIDEYKLGTFYNHKTKRERKLLLHKKELLKLEKKLKDAGNTIIPLKLYITDRGKAKVLIALGRGKKLFDKREAIKDRENKRNLDRILKKS; encoded by the coding sequence ATGAAGATTGAAAAAACAGTTAGTATATTAAATAAAAGGGCCCGCTTTGAATATGAGATTATTGAAGAATACGAAGCCGGAATGGTTTTAACGGGTACGGAAATAAAATCTTTACGTTCCTCTAAAGCATCCATCACAGAATCGTTCTGTCAGTTTATTGATGGGGAATTATACATTATAAATATGATGATTGATGAGTACAAATTAGGAACTTTTTACAATCATAAGACAAAAAGGGAACGGAAATTGCTCTTGCACAAAAAAGAATTACTGAAACTTGAAAAAAAGTTAAAGGATGCAGGGAACACTATTATACCCCTAAAGTTATATATCACGGATAGAGGTAAAGCAAAAGTGCTGATAGCGCTTGGTAGAGGGAAAAAACTTTTCGATAAAAGGGAGGCCATAAAAGATAGAGAAAATAAAAGGAACCTGGACAGAATATTAAAGAAAAGTTAA
- the nadD gene encoding nicotinate (nicotinamide) nucleotide adenylyltransferase translates to MKKIGLFFGSFNPIHIGHLILANYILENSDMDELWFVVSPQNPFKDKKSLLKDHNRLDMVQLAVKNYPNMRASNVEFSLPQPSYTIDTLTYLHEKHPDYSFSLIMGEDNLGSLHKWKNSDTLIKNHHIIVYPRVFDGEKKDSEYLQHENISLIKAPVIELSATEIRTMIKDGKNVRPMLPPEVFEYLDGSNFYK, encoded by the coding sequence ATGAAAAAAATCGGTCTATTCTTCGGATCTTTTAATCCAATACACATTGGACATCTTATTTTGGCCAATTATATTCTTGAGAATTCTGATATGGATGAGTTGTGGTTTGTAGTAAGTCCACAAAACCCGTTTAAGGATAAGAAATCTTTATTGAAAGATCATAATAGACTGGATATGGTACAGCTTGCTGTAAAAAACTATCCGAATATGCGTGCTTCCAATGTTGAGTTTTCTCTTCCACAGCCAAGCTATACGATCGATACCCTTACCTATCTTCATGAAAAACATCCTGATTATTCCTTTAGCCTGATTATGGGTGAGGATAATCTAGGAAGTCTTCACAAATGGAAAAATTCTGATACACTTATCAAGAACCATCATATTATTGTTTATCCAAGGGTATTTGATGGGGAAAAGAAAGATTCGGAATATCTTCAGCATGAGAATATATCTCTGATAAAAGCTCCTGTGATAGAACTTTCCGCTACTGAAATCCGTACCATGATTAAAGATGGTAAGAATGTAAGACCTATGCTGCCACCTGAAGTTTTTGAATATTTGGATGGAAGTAATTTTTATAAGTAA
- a CDS encoding M48 family metallopeptidase — MKKIIVCLSLLGAVNSINAQKINLGKAAGIVSNGAKALTFTNEDAVKLSKESVDWMDKNNAVAGPKDPYTVRLNKLFGKHKSQDGLNLNYKVYKVKDINAFACADGSVRVFSSLMDIMTDNELLAVIGHEIGHVKNEDTKDAMKSAYLKAAALDAASSASNAVATLNDSQVGKMANAFLDASHSKKQESEADTYSYDFMKANKYDVVGAYTAFKKLALLSQGSTQTGFEKMFNSHPDSEKRAQAIKKRAEKDGLWKDPGTVALPTAKLTK, encoded by the coding sequence ATGAAAAAAATTATCGTATGCCTTTCACTTTTAGGGGCAGTGAATTCGATCAATGCTCAAAAAATTAATCTTGGTAAGGCTGCCGGAATAGTTTCAAATGGAGCTAAGGCCCTAACTTTTACCAACGAGGATGCCGTTAAATTATCCAAAGAATCAGTAGATTGGATGGATAAAAACAATGCAGTAGCAGGACCAAAAGATCCATATACTGTAAGACTGAACAAACTGTTTGGAAAACACAAATCTCAAGACGGCCTAAACCTGAACTATAAAGTTTATAAAGTAAAAGATATCAATGCTTTTGCTTGTGCAGACGGAAGTGTACGTGTATTTTCATCCTTAATGGATATTATGACAGATAATGAGCTGTTAGCTGTTATCGGTCACGAGATTGGCCACGTAAAAAATGAGGATACAAAAGATGCCATGAAATCTGCTTATCTAAAAGCAGCGGCATTAGATGCGGCTTCATCGGCTTCCAACGCAGTAGCTACTCTTAATGATAGCCAGGTTGGTAAGATGGCCAATGCATTTTTAGATGCTTCTCACAGTAAGAAACAGGAGTCTGAAGCAGATACTTATTCATACGACTTCATGAAGGCTAATAAATATGATGTAGTAGGAGCTTATACAGCTTTCAAAAAACTAGCATTGCTTTCACAGGGAAGTACACAGACAGGTTTTGAGAAAATGTTCAACTCTCACCCGGATAGTGAGAAAAGAGCACAGGCAATCAAGAAAAGAGCTGAAAAAGACGGATTATGGAAAGATCCGGGAACTGTTGCTCTTCCAACTGCAAAACTTACAAAATAA
- the recJ gene encoding single-stranded-DNA-specific exonuclease RecJ, translating into MSQKWIYKPEPDEEIVDGLSSSLGFGTFESKILVLRGIDNYQKAREFFKPNLNDIHSPFLMADMQKAVERIATAIENGEKILIYGDYDVDGTTAVALMYLYLSKIVEKKYLDYYIPDRNSEGYGISTEGIDFAKENGFSLIIALDCGIKALDMINYASSLDIDFIICDHHLPGDEIPNAAAVLDPKRSDCRYPFKELSGCGVGFKLCQGLNTIYKLPDAELFELTDLLAISIAADIVSMTGENRVLAKMGLKTLRKTRNLGLRLLIPEDKLSHFEISNIVFEIAPKINAAGRISHGKAAVELMVSDNLKHAHQIVHDIMNLNDERRELDMNSTLSALNQIMESQQETKHSTIVYHPEWNKGVIGIVASRLIETYYKPTLVFTDGNNGEMVASARSVSDFDVHEALDMCSEYFLKFGGHHAAAGLSMEKDKFEAFKEKFEKIVSEKIKEHQKEPSITIDSEIKIDEINREFINFHRKLAPFGPHNMKPIFTLTDQKLSGYVKTMGKDNNHMKFYIKQESTGRNIECVGFKLGQFVEDFKNKNFDIAFTLEENHWKGNVTHYLNIKDVKFRE; encoded by the coding sequence ATGAGTCAAAAATGGATTTATAAGCCCGAACCCGATGAGGAAATTGTGGACGGACTAAGTTCGTCGCTTGGTTTTGGTACTTTTGAATCTAAAATTCTCGTTCTAAGAGGAATTGACAATTATCAAAAGGCGAGAGAATTTTTCAAACCAAACCTTAACGATATACACAGTCCGTTTTTAATGGCAGATATGCAAAAAGCTGTAGAGCGCATTGCCACTGCAATTGAAAATGGCGAAAAAATATTGATATATGGTGATTATGATGTAGATGGAACTACAGCAGTAGCCTTAATGTACCTTTACCTCAGCAAAATTGTTGAGAAAAAATATTTGGATTATTATATTCCGGACAGAAATTCTGAGGGATATGGGATTTCCACAGAAGGGATTGATTTTGCAAAGGAGAATGGTTTTTCATTAATCATTGCTCTTGACTGTGGAATCAAGGCTCTTGACATGATCAATTATGCCTCCAGTCTTGATATTGACTTTATCATTTGTGATCACCACCTTCCTGGTGACGAGATTCCCAATGCAGCAGCTGTACTTGATCCTAAGAGAAGTGACTGTAGATATCCATTTAAGGAACTTTCCGGATGTGGTGTCGGCTTTAAGCTTTGTCAGGGGTTGAATACTATCTATAAGCTTCCGGATGCTGAATTATTTGAGCTAACGGATCTTTTGGCAATATCCATTGCTGCAGATATTGTTTCGATGACTGGTGAAAACAGGGTTCTTGCTAAAATGGGACTGAAAACCCTTAGAAAGACAAGGAATCTTGGATTAAGACTATTGATTCCAGAGGATAAGCTTTCTCATTTTGAAATTTCAAACATTGTATTTGAAATTGCTCCTAAAATAAACGCTGCAGGAAGAATTTCACATGGTAAAGCCGCTGTGGAACTTATGGTTTCTGATAATCTAAAGCATGCCCACCAAATTGTTCATGACATCATGAACCTTAACGATGAAAGGCGTGAACTGGATATGAACTCCACTCTTTCTGCCTTGAATCAAATTATGGAATCTCAGCAGGAAACAAAGCACTCCACTATTGTTTATCATCCTGAATGGAATAAAGGAGTCATTGGTATTGTAGCTTCAAGGCTTATCGAAACTTATTATAAACCAACGCTGGTCTTTACAGACGGTAATAACGGTGAGATGGTAGCTTCTGCAAGATCGGTTTCAGACTTTGACGTTCATGAAGCTCTAGATATGTGCTCAGAATATTTTCTTAAGTTCGGTGGACATCATGCTGCTGCTGGACTTTCTATGGAGAAAGATAAGTTTGAGGCATTCAAGGAAAAATTTGAAAAAATTGTTTCTGAGAAGATCAAGGAACACCAAAAGGAACCATCCATCACGATTGATTCTGAAATTAAGATTGATGAAATCAACAGGGAATTTATTAATTTTCACAGAAAACTTGCCCCTTTCGGACCTCATAATATGAAACCTATTTTTACATTAACTGATCAAAAATTATCAGGATATGTGAAGACTATGGGAAAAGATAACAACCATATGAAGTTCTATATCAAGCAGGAATCTACGGGACGAAATATTGAATGTGTCGGCTTTAAACTGGGACAATTTGTAGAGGATTTTAAAAATAAAAATTTTGATATTGCTTTTACTCTGGAGGAAAATCACTGGAAAGGCAATGTAACTCATTATCTTAATATAAAGGATGTGAAATTTAGAGAATAA
- a CDS encoding RDD family protein yields the protein MSQIAINTSQNVNINFNTASVGERMLAFIIDLLIRVAYVIIVLYLFFNVFDLGYLLNGLDQWSVMAVYIILTFPTYIYPVVLESLMEGQTPGKKLMKIRVVKIDGYQAGFGDYLIRWVFRLVDVSFAGVVGLTSMIVSKNNQRLGDIASGTAVISLKNNINISHTILENIHEDYIPSFPQVIALSDNDMRIIKDNYTKALKIDDRQIIRKLSDKIKSILKLEIDPTKMTEKQFINVIIKDYNYYTGKDN from the coding sequence ATGTCTCAAATTGCGATAAATACCTCACAAAATGTAAATATTAACTTTAATACTGCAAGTGTAGGAGAAAGAATGCTCGCCTTCATTATTGATCTTCTGATAAGGGTTGCCTATGTGATTATAGTGCTTTATCTGTTCTTCAATGTCTTTGATTTGGGGTATCTGCTAAATGGTCTTGATCAATGGTCCGTTATGGCTGTATACATTATTCTTACATTCCCCACCTACATTTATCCTGTTGTTTTGGAAAGCTTAATGGAAGGGCAAACGCCGGGTAAAAAACTAATGAAGATAAGGGTCGTAAAAATTGATGGCTATCAGGCGGGTTTTGGAGATTATTTGATCCGTTGGGTATTCAGGCTGGTAGATGTATCTTTTGCAGGGGTCGTAGGTCTAACTTCAATGATTGTTTCCAAAAACAATCAGCGGTTAGGAGATATCGCTTCCGGAACTGCTGTAATTTCACTTAAGAATAACATCAATATTTCCCACACCATTTTGGAAAATATTCATGAAGATTATATACCATCATTCCCACAGGTTATTGCCCTGAGTGATAATGACATGAGAATTATCAAGGATAACTATACCAAGGCTTTAAAAATAGATGACCGACAAATCATTCGTAAACTTTCTGACAAGATTAAAAGTATTCTGAAGCTGGAAATAGATCCTACAAAAATGACAGAGAAACAGTTTATTAATGTCATTATTAAAGATTACAACTATTACACTGGGAAAGATAATTAA
- a CDS encoding YebC/PmpR family DNA-binding transcriptional regulator: MGRAFEYRKASKMARWDKMAKTFSKIGKDIALAVKAGGVDPEANPALRRCIQNAKGANMPKDNVERAIKKASGADAENYEEVTYEGYGQGGVAFFVECTTNNTTRTVANVRAVFNKFDGNLGKNGELAFIFDRKGIFTIDLAQIKMDWDDFEMEMIDGGAEDVEKDEEEVMITTAFEDFGSLSHKLDELGIEAKSAELQRIPNNTKEVNEEQFKANMKMLERFEEDDDVQNVYHNMEITEELMNSI, from the coding sequence ATGGGAAGAGCATTTGAATATAGAAAAGCTTCTAAAATGGCCAGATGGGATAAAATGGCCAAAACATTCTCTAAAATAGGTAAGGATATTGCATTAGCAGTAAAAGCTGGTGGAGTAGATCCTGAAGCCAATCCTGCATTGAGAAGATGTATCCAGAACGCGAAAGGGGCTAATATGCCTAAGGATAATGTTGAAAGAGCAATTAAAAAAGCCAGCGGTGCTGATGCTGAAAACTATGAAGAAGTTACCTATGAAGGTTACGGACAGGGTGGTGTTGCTTTTTTTGTAGAATGTACTACAAATAATACAACAAGAACTGTAGCCAACGTAAGAGCTGTTTTTAACAAGTTTGACGGTAATCTTGGAAAGAATGGGGAACTAGCATTTATTTTCGACAGAAAAGGTATTTTCACAATCGATTTGGCTCAAATCAAAATGGATTGGGATGACTTTGAAATGGAAATGATTGATGGTGGTGCAGAGGATGTAGAAAAAGACGAGGAAGAAGTAATGATTACAACTGCTTTTGAAGACTTTGGTTCATTATCTCATAAGCTAGATGAACTTGGTATTGAGGCAAAGAGTGCAGAATTACAAAGAATTCCAAACAATACAAAAGAAGTAAACGAAGAACAGTTCAAAGCAAATATGAAAATGCTTGAGCGTTTCGAAGAGGACGATGATGTTCAGAACGTTTACCACAACATGGAAATCACAGAAGAGTTGATGAACTCTATATAA
- a CDS encoding OmpA family protein, giving the protein MKNLKLGISALALTVASTVFAQTTNNPWLIGVGAHAENHKAAQTGFSNTFSANNLTKRMFNLNNFSITPPLSKLTVARNIGKGLVIDWQTSVGNVENKRFNMGKEFFLMTGIGFQAKAAGLLWNEESWFDPYLRVGANYLRHDYTSLAFPRNDYKGESVPNGKDGNENGKANHFTVSTGAGANFWVTKNFGLGIQGDYVSTPGDKSTVANFWQASASILFRFGNRDRDKDGILDKDDLCPDTPGLPEFQGCPDTDGDGVPDKDDQCPDVAGPVENNGCPWPDTDGDGVIDKDDACPTVAGPAENNGCPWPDTDGDGILDKDDACPTVPGLPEYNGCPKPKTKTAEEVETTFKSVFFDFNKASIKAESKGALDRAAEIIKKDGGHYLLEGRTDAKGAAAYNLKLSRERAASVVAALDARGVDADALKSVGVGATKATVPAKATDAERQVDRKVVVKAIENDAEWNAIAKKDYADAPVKKAVKKSTKKAPAKKKAAAKKKK; this is encoded by the coding sequence ATGAAAAATCTAAAATTAGGAATTTCAGCATTGGCGCTTACTGTTGCCTCTACTGTCTTTGCCCAGACTACCAACAACCCGTGGTTAATCGGAGTTGGTGCTCATGCGGAAAATCACAAGGCAGCACAGACAGGATTCAGTAACACGTTCTCTGCTAATAATTTAACGAAGAGAATGTTCAATTTGAACAACTTCTCTATTACACCTCCGTTATCTAAGTTAACAGTTGCTAGAAACATTGGTAAAGGTTTAGTTATTGACTGGCAAACTTCTGTTGGTAATGTTGAAAACAAAAGATTCAACATGGGGAAAGAATTTTTCCTAATGACAGGTATTGGTTTCCAGGCGAAAGCTGCAGGTCTTTTATGGAACGAGGAGTCTTGGTTTGATCCTTACTTAAGAGTTGGTGCCAACTACTTAAGACATGATTACACTAGTCTTGCTTTCCCAAGAAATGACTACAAAGGAGAATCTGTTCCTAACGGAAAAGATGGTAACGAGAATGGTAAAGCTAATCACTTTACTGTATCTACAGGTGCTGGTGCTAACTTTTGGGTAACTAAGAACTTCGGTCTTGGTATTCAAGGTGACTATGTATCAACTCCAGGTGATAAATCTACAGTTGCTAACTTCTGGCAAGCTTCCGCATCTATCTTATTTAGATTCGGAAACAGAGATAGAGATAAGGATGGTATCTTAGATAAAGATGACCTTTGTCCAGATACACCAGGTTTACCAGAATTCCAAGGATGTCCTGATACTGACGGAGATGGAGTTCCAGATAAAGACGATCAGTGTCCAGATGTAGCTGGTCCAGTTGAAAACAACGGTTGTCCTTGGCCAGATACTGATGGTGATGGTGTTATCGATAAAGATGATGCTTGTCCTACAGTAGCAGGTCCTGCTGAAAACAACGGTTGTCCTTGGCCAGACACAGACGGTGACGGTATCTTAGATAAAGATGATGCTTGTCCTACTGTTCCAGGTCTTCCAGAATACAACGGATGTCCTAAGCCTAAGACTAAAACTGCTGAAGAAGTTGAAACTACATTCAAGAGTGTATTCTTTGACTTCAACAAAGCTTCAATCAAAGCTGAGTCTAAAGGAGCATTAGATAGAGCTGCTGAAATCATTAAGAAAGATGGAGGTCACTATCTATTAGAAGGTAGAACTGATGCTAAAGGTGCTGCTGCTTACAACTTGAAATTATCTAGAGAAAGAGCTGCTTCTGTAGTTGCTGCTTTAGATGCAAGAGGTGTAGATGCTGACGCTCTTAAATCAGTAGGTGTAGGTGCTACTAAAGCTACTGTTCCTGCTAAAGCTACAGATGCTGAAAGACAAGTTGACAGAAAAGTAGTTGTAAAAGCTATTGAAAACGATGCTGAGTGGAATGCAATCGCTAAGAAAGATTACGCTGATGCTCCAGTTAAGAAAGCTGTTAAAAAATCAACTAAAAAAGCTCCAGCTAAGAAAAAAGCTGCTGCTAAAAAGAAAAAATAA